The Candidatus Nitrosopumilus sp. SW genomic sequence AAACTTGTGAATCATCAGTGTCTGCAGGCTTGGAAAGACCTGGTAATAATTTGTGATGAACAGCTACTGGTACTTTCCACTTCATTTTAGGAAATATTTCTCTGACTAACATGTGGATTTTTCTTTGATCCATTCCCGCATGTGCAATATCTACACCTAAAGAATGAATGTCAACTGCTTGCATTGCTGGATAAAGTAATTTTGCAACATCTATTTTCTCTTCATTTTCAGAACGTCCCATAATTGTTAGTGTTCTCATTGTTCTAGCTAATGACATGTGCTTTGTGAATCTCACAAGATCTGACCAATATTCTGTTTTTTCTTCATAAAGTTTTGAACCTAAAACAATTTCAGCATCGGGACAAACTAACTTGAATGCATCTTGATAATATTTTGAAACTTTGGAAATTGTTTCCCAATCTCCTCCCAATTTATCGTTAATTAGTGTGTGCCAATCTGCAAGAAATACTGTACACTTTACACCAGCTTTTACAAAATCATTAATTTTGAATCCTGTACTAATTAGACTACCAAGATGTAAAAAACCAGAAATCTCTAATCCAATGTAATGCTTTGGTGATGAATTTGTTTTGAATAATTCAATTAATTCGTCACGTGTAACAACTTCTTCAGTTGGTGGTTTTTCAATCAAATCAACTTTTTCAGTTATGTCCAAATCAAATCAACTTTTGAGTAGTAAACGTATAAAGTTATTCAAAGAATTTTTTAAAAATTAGAACCTTTGAATAGGAGGTATCTCATTTACTATTATGACTCTTGAAGAAGGATTGGAATTAATTGATAATTACAAAAAAGGTATTGAAAAATTCTTAGAGACATTACCTGAACAATCCGTCCAATTAGGCACAGAAATGGTCAAAACTTTGACTATGAATGCAAAAAATGAAATAAAAAATCTTGAATCCATAGAAAAAGCCCTTAAACGACCTCCAAAGTATGAATCAGGTCTCTCCGAATAATCAAAAAACTATTTACAATTTTTTTTATGTTTTCTCAAATCTTCTTGAGTATTAAATTCTGTCCCACAAACTCTACATTTTTCTTTTTTCTTATTATGAGCTATTTCTTGATGTTTTTTTAATCTCTCTGAATCTGAGAGTACTGTTCCACATTTTTTACATTTTAATTCATTTTTGTTTCCGCCAAATAATCCCATGATATTATGTGGTTATACTAGAAAAAAAGTCTTAATAA encodes the following:
- a CDS encoding tyrosine--tRNA ligase gives rise to the protein MDITEKVDLIEKPPTEEVVTRDELIELFKTNSSPKHYIGLEISGFLHLGSLISTGFKINDFVKAGVKCTVFLADWHTLINDKLGGDWETISKVSKYYQDAFKLVCPDAEIVLGSKLYEEKTEYWSDLVRFTKHMSLARTMRTLTIMGRSENEEKIDVAKLLYPAMQAVDIHSLGVDIAHAGMDQRKIHMLVREIFPKMKWKVPVAVHHKLLPGLSKPADTDDSQVLGKMSKSDPNSGVFIHNTDEEIKKKMNKAWCEEANIQNNPLLEIAKTVIFHEFDEMNVERPEKFGGNVSYQDYNQLETDFAEKKLHPGDLKQTVGNYLVKIISPIRDKLNLTEELHEAIKKSY
- a CDS encoding C2H2-type zinc finger protein; this translates as MGLFGGNKNELKCKKCGTVLSDSERLKKHQEIAHNKKKEKCRVCGTEFNTQEDLRKHKKNCK